The Hymenobacter sp. GOD-10R genome includes a window with the following:
- a CDS encoding glycoside hydrolase 43 family protein, translating into MNYLLKQSALLAGIAFASAVTSPLLAQVKQAQNPIIYADVPDLSMIRVGDTYYMSSTTMHMSPGVPIMKSKDLVNWHLVSYASDTLGSQDELTLRNGKSTYGRGSWASSLRFHQGTYYVSTFAQTTGKTYIYSTKNIEKGPWKAVSFKPSYHDHSLFFDDDGRVYMVYGSGKLQLIELTADASGVKPGAKEQVLIENASAPSGTNSGLPAEGSQLFKIKGKYYLFNITWPKGGMRTVVVHRADKLTGPYEGRVALQDLGVAQGGLIDTPDGRWFSYLFRDYGAVGRIPYLVPVTWANGWPVLGTDGKVPQTLALPASKGLIPGIVASDEFARRKGEPALPLVWQWNHNPEKSLWSLTDRPGYLRLKTSRVDTSFLLARNTLTQRTIGPTSAGTTALDVSHLKDGDFAGLALLQKRYGLVGVDYRNGAKSIVMISAQSERPVELQRLPLTQNTVYFKAECDFTERKDVATFFYSLDGKTWKAIGGPLKMTYTLPHFMGYRFGLFNYATKNPGGYADFDYFRIADKTTGAQ; encoded by the coding sequence ATGAATTACTTACTGAAGCAGAGCGCCTTACTTGCCGGAATTGCCTTTGCATCTGCCGTTACCTCGCCGCTACTGGCGCAGGTGAAGCAGGCGCAAAATCCCATCATCTACGCCGACGTGCCGGACCTGTCGATGATACGGGTAGGGGACACCTACTACATGAGCAGCACGACCATGCACATGAGTCCGGGCGTGCCCATCATGAAGTCCAAGGACCTGGTGAACTGGCACTTGGTTAGCTACGCCTCCGATACCCTAGGTAGCCAGGACGAGCTAACGCTTCGCAACGGTAAGAGCACCTACGGCCGCGGGTCGTGGGCGAGCAGCTTGCGGTTTCACCAGGGTACGTACTACGTTTCGACCTTCGCCCAAACGACGGGCAAGACCTATATCTATTCGACCAAGAACATCGAGAAAGGGCCTTGGAAAGCTGTGTCGTTCAAGCCGAGCTACCACGACCATTCCTTGTTCTTCGACGACGATGGCCGCGTGTACATGGTGTACGGTTCTGGTAAGCTGCAACTGATTGAGTTGACGGCCGATGCCTCGGGTGTGAAGCCCGGTGCTAAGGAGCAGGTTCTAATTGAAAACGCGAGTGCTCCGTCTGGTACTAACAGCGGCCTACCCGCCGAAGGCTCGCAGCTGTTCAAAATCAAGGGCAAGTACTACCTCTTCAACATCACGTGGCCGAAGGGCGGCATGCGCACCGTGGTGGTGCACCGAGCCGACAAACTCACGGGTCCCTACGAAGGCCGAGTGGCGCTGCAAGACCTAGGGGTGGCGCAGGGCGGCCTCATCGACACGCCCGATGGGCGGTGGTTTTCCTACCTGTTCCGCGACTACGGGGCCGTGGGCCGCATTCCCTACCTAGTGCCGGTAACCTGGGCCAATGGCTGGCCGGTGCTGGGCACGGATGGCAAAGTACCCCAAACATTGGCTCTACCCGCCAGCAAGGGCTTGATTCCGGGCATCGTAGCGTCGGATGAGTTTGCCCGGCGCAAGGGCGAGCCTGCCCTGCCGCTGGTGTGGCAATGGAACCATAACCCTGAAAAATCCCTCTGGTCGCTCACCGACCGCCCCGGCTACCTGCGCCTCAAAACTAGCCGCGTAGACACTTCTTTTCTGCTGGCGCGCAACACCCTCACCCAGCGCACCATCGGCCCCACTAGCGCCGGCACCACAGCCCTCGACGTGTCACACCTGAAAGACGGTGATTTTGCCGGCCTAGCCCTTTTGCAAAAGCGCTACGGCCTGGTAGGGGTAGATTACCGCAACGGCGCCAAATCCATCGTCATGATTAGCGCTCAATCGGAGAGGCCTGTGGAACTGCAACGCCTGCCGCTGACGCAGAACACGGTGTACTTCAAGGCGGAATGTGACTTCACGGAGCGCAAAGACGTGGCGACTTTCTTCTACAGTCTCGATGGCAAAACGTGGAAAGCTATTGGTGGGCCACTTAAGATGACTTACACGCTGCCCCACTTTATGGGTTACCGGTTCGGGCTGTTTAACTACGCCACCAAGAACCCCGGCGGCTATGCCGATTTTGATTATTTCCGCATTGCGGACAAGACCACTGGAGCCCAATAA
- a CDS encoding glycosyl hydrolase family 8 has translation MNARLSFLHRSRVGLLLLGLQCAGLGSAAAQRAPKPKQAPTTQKGAFYTGKYPSLLREAGYSQAAIDQKVTQAYHDVFEGPNKVYFEVGDSMAYVSDVKNHDARTEGMSYGMMVAVQLNKKEVFDRLWRWSKKNLQHQSGPLEGYFAWSFSTTTMKLNSEGPASDGELYFVTSLLFASNRWGNATGINYYKEARRILDASWKKDGTGGVRNLLNTEHKQITFVPVGDGYNWTDPSYHLPAFLEVWATYAKDGHEQFYRTCADTSRAFLHRACSAPTGLNYDYTEFSGKPHATKWAPPAFRYDSWRVPMNIAMDYVWFGKDKAWQEQYARRFQGFLRGKGLNTFEDQFNVDGSRPDFILPAGDVKKLRHSLGLVATSGAASLMHQDPNLAFVHALWNAKLAPYEDGYFDPYYDGLLYLFSLMHLSGKYQAIKPAQP, from the coding sequence ATGAATGCCCGCCTTTCTTTCCTTCACCGCAGCCGAGTAGGCTTGCTCCTGCTTGGCCTGCAATGCGCTGGCCTAGGTAGCGCGGCTGCCCAGCGCGCGCCTAAACCTAAACAAGCGCCCACCACGCAGAAGGGAGCTTTTTACACGGGCAAGTACCCAAGCTTGCTGCGGGAGGCGGGCTACAGCCAAGCCGCTATCGACCAGAAGGTAACGCAGGCCTACCACGATGTATTTGAAGGGCCTAACAAGGTGTACTTCGAGGTGGGCGACTCGATGGCCTACGTGTCGGACGTGAAAAACCACGATGCCCGCACCGAAGGCATGTCGTACGGGATGATGGTAGCCGTGCAGCTCAATAAGAAGGAGGTGTTTGACCGCCTCTGGCGCTGGTCGAAGAAGAACTTGCAGCATCAGAGCGGGCCGCTGGAAGGCTACTTCGCTTGGAGTTTTAGCACCACCACGATGAAGCTTAATTCGGAGGGGCCGGCTTCGGATGGCGAGCTGTATTTTGTTACTAGCCTGCTCTTTGCGTCCAACCGCTGGGGCAACGCGACCGGCATCAATTACTATAAGGAGGCCCGCCGCATCCTGGATGCCTCGTGGAAAAAGGACGGCACCGGCGGCGTGCGAAACTTGCTGAATACCGAACACAAGCAGATAACCTTCGTGCCAGTCGGCGACGGCTACAACTGGACCGACCCGTCCTACCACCTGCCGGCTTTTCTGGAAGTGTGGGCCACCTACGCCAAGGACGGACACGAGCAGTTTTACCGGACCTGCGCCGACACGTCGCGGGCATTTCTGCACCGAGCGTGCAGCGCGCCTACCGGCCTTAACTACGACTACACCGAGTTTAGTGGCAAGCCCCACGCCACCAAGTGGGCGCCGCCGGCGTTTCGCTACGATTCGTGGCGGGTGCCCATGAACATCGCCATGGACTACGTGTGGTTTGGCAAGGACAAAGCCTGGCAGGAGCAGTATGCGCGGCGGTTTCAGGGGTTTTTGCGCGGCAAGGGCTTAAACACGTTCGAGGACCAATTCAACGTGGATGGCTCGCGGCCTGATTTCATCTTGCCTGCCGGCGACGTCAAGAAGCTGCGGCATTCGCTGGGGCTGGTGGCTACCAGCGGGGCGGCCTCGCTTATGCACCAAGACCCGAACCTAGCCTTCGTGCACGCGCTCTGGAACGCCAAGCTGGCGCCCTACGAGGATGGCTACTTCGACCCCTACTACGATGGCCTGTTGTACCTGTTCAGCCTGATGCACTTGAGCGGCAAGTACCAGGCTATCAAGCCCGCGCAACCCTAA